A genomic stretch from Clavelina lepadiformis chromosome 5, kaClaLepa1.1, whole genome shotgun sequence includes:
- the LOC143460630 gene encoding triacylglycerol hydrolase DDHD2-like isoform X1, whose protein sequence is MANDKAPGNPLFSPANTIQFTTNALLMPVQEQSPAIFSSDTSAEDEASFLGDNVNIIGQHHENVATFTMFSQKSDSLSTDPFACIAPTSLPRDSVMQSKPSVPITTGQQEPQLFVPSSPGLSPQLDNHSSINPSQSSIVDEVEPPHPPPAALDSAHANPYSRQALAGHRPRAMFPTNTSIVQNTLPINSPSTMQHVGHESMIFPPPHTMGHPQPKLVNETTFSSNLSMPVPGNTAPPVVPHWFYSKQLTEINILWCPFSNEDSRSLESAYQTGSAATDTIITDGGRYDVSIAQRERCSVYWEEPHSTVRRCSWFCKADNEHLYSPYEEAIADKLEKEYQNIVKNGLWHKRIELPHGEAVIVHNPQLIVHFQFFIQPVPHKDGFGSTHENQPQTKIVKRGIYSTDFAKEIPESESGLPDHIIFVCHGVGPVCDLRSRSIVECVDDFRSIHLKLLQSHFKDAAESKKAKRIEFLPVHWHQALHGDATGVDRNIRHLTLPSISRLRHFTNETLLDILFYSSPVYCQTIAETVGNEINALYDRFLTRNPTFSGRVSLIGHSLGSLILFDLLSHQTTSDNSKNIPQNESFDTSFSQSSSDLPKQSNGAIEISQASHDKEEVITLESLLQKLNLESFQQNFEAEQIDMDALVMCTESDFKDIGLPLGPRKKLLSFLKQKQEKEKNYQEQEQIQQSVFAALKEDNTQSIPSKAEEEFDAGNFLSFATNVHVDFQQFDSGTGQPAVCYPKLDFSPQVLFALGSPIGMFLTVRGIAELGEDFFLPTCQNFINVFHPFDPVAYRIEPLINPECNLKPVQVPHYKGRKRLHLELKESLGRMGQELKQGIMRSVRLAIGSMQKFAQSHWSQAQQNAEVEEEVKSMTEQIISEQQSHTVDADETASAASDSILEDMGFGKLNDGKRIDYVLQERPLESFNDYLFAFQSHLCYWNSEDTVLLMMKEIYGAIGVLSDNQLSKQALRVAPTTGVSSSYSQKS, encoded by the exons atggcCAATGACAAAGCACCTGGAAATCCTTTGTTTTCTCCTGCTAATACCATACAGTTCACTACAAATGCACTGTTAATGCCAGTACAAGAACAATCACCTGCAATATTTTCTTCAG ATACAAGTGCAGAAGATGAAGCTTCATTTCTGGGTGACAACGTGAATATTATTGGACAGCATCATGAAAATGTAGCCACTTTCACCATGTTTTCTCAGAAATCTGATTCATTATCGACTG ATCCCTTTGCTTGTATTGCTCCTACATCATTGCCAAGGGATTCTGTAATGCAGTCTAAACCTTCGGTTCCGATAACAACTGGTCAACAAGAACCGCAGTTGTTTGTACCTTCAAGTCCAGGACTGTCGCCTCAGCTAGATAATCATTCATCTATCAATCCATCACAGTCATCCATTGTAGATGAAGTTGAGCCTCCTCATCCTCCTCCTGCTGCTCTAGATTCTGCACATGCAAATCCTTATTCTCGCCAAGCATTGGCTGGACACAGGCCAAGAGCCATGTTTCCAACTAATACTAGCATAGTACAGAATACGTTACCCATCAACTCCCCATCCACCATGCAACATGTTGGCCATGAAAGCATGATTTTTCCGCCGCCTCATACAATGGGACATCCACAACCAAAGCTGGTAAatgaaacaacattttcatcaaatttGTCAATGCCAGTGCCAGGAAATACTGCTCCACCTGTAGTCCCCCATTGGTTTTATTCCAAGCAACTTACTGAAATCAACATTCTTTGGTGTCCATTTTCAAATGAAGACTCGCGTAGCTTGGAAAGCGCCTACCAAACAG GAAGTGCTGCAACTGATACGATTATCACTGATGGCGGTCGGTATGATGTAAGTATAGCTCAAAGAGAACGCTGCAGTGTTTACTGGGAAGAACCACATTCAACTGTAAGGAGGTGCTCTTGGTTTTGTAAAGCAGACAATGAACACCTTTATTCACCATATGAGGAAGCAATTGCTGATAAACTTGAA aaagaatatcaaaatattgtGAAGAATGGTTTGTGGCATAAACGTATTGAACTCCCACATGGTGAAGCTGTAATAGTTCATAATCCTCAACTGATAGTTCATTTTCAG TTTTTCATACAGCCTGTGCCCCATAAAGATGGTTTTGGCAGTACACATGAAAATCAGCCACAAACCAAAATAGTGAAACGAGGAATTTATTCTACTGACTTCGCAAAAGAAATCCCCGAAA GTGAAAGTGGTTTACCTGATCATATTATTTTTGTCTGCCATGGGGTTGGACCTGTGTGTGATCTTCGTTCACGCAGCATCGTTGAATGTG TGGACGACTTTAGATCAATTCACTTAAAGCTGTTACAGTCCCACTTCAAAGATGCTGCGGAGTCTAAAAAGGCTAAAAGAATAGAATTCTTACCTGTGCACTGGCATCAAGCTCTTCATGGAGATGCTACGGGAGTTGACAG GAACATTCGTCATTTGACACTACCTAGTATTTCAAGATTGCGCCATTTTACAAATGAAACATTATTGGATATATTGTTCTACTCTAGTCCGGTGTATTGTCAAACTATTGCAGAAACTGTTGGCAATGAGATAAATGCTTTATATGACAgatttttgacaagaaatccCACGTTTTCAGGACGTGTGTCATTGATTGGGCATAGTCTTG GTTCATTGATATTGTTTGATTTGTTAAGTCACCAAACCACATCAGACAACAGCAAAAATATTCCACAAAATGAGTCTTTTGACACCTCCTTTTCTCAGTCCTCGTCTGACCTACCTAAGCAAAGTAACGGAGCCATAGAAATTTCACAAGCATCACATGATAAAGAGGAAGTCATTACTTTGGAAAGCTTACTGCAGAAGTTAAACCTTGAGAGCTTCCAACAAAACTTTGAGGCAGAACAGATTGACATGGATGCACTG GTCATGTGCACTGAGAGTGATTTTAAAGATATTGGGTTGCCATTAGGGCCAAGGAAAAAACTATTGAGCTTccttaaacaaaagcaagagAAGGAGAAAAATTATCAAGAGCAAGAACAAATACAGCAAAGTGTCTTTGCTGCACTGAAGGAAGATAATACACAAAGTATCCCTTCCAAAGCAGAG GAGGAATTCGACGCTGGCAACTTCTTATCCTTTGCTACCAACGTGCATGTTGATTTCCAACAGTTTGACAGTGGAACGGGCCAACCAGCTGTATGCTATCCTAAGCTGGACTTCTCTCCTCAAGTTCTGTTCGCATTAGGATCACCTATAg GCATGTTCCTCACTGTTAGAGGTATTGCTGAACTTGGTGAAGACTTCTTTCTTCCAACCTGTCAAAACTTCATCAACGTTTTTCATCCT TTTGATCCTGTAGCTTACAGAATAGAACCCCTCATTAATCCAGAATGCAACTTGAAACCAGTACAGGTTCCTCATTATAAGGGAAGAAAACGCCTGCATCTTG AACTAAAGGAGAGCCTGGGTCGAATGGGTCAGGAACTGAAACAAGGTATTATGAGGTCTGTGCGGTTAGCCATTGGTAGTATGCAAAAGTTTGCGCAGTCTCACTGGAGTCAAGCACAGCAAAACGCTGAA GTCGAGGAAGAGGTAAAAAGTATGACAGAGCAAATAATTAGTGAACAACAAAGTCATACTGTTGATGCCGATGAAACAG
- the LOC143460630 gene encoding triacylglycerol hydrolase DDHD2-like isoform X2 has protein sequence MANDKAPGNPLFSPANTIQFTTNALLMPVQEQSPAIFSSDTSAEDEASFLGDNVNIIGQHHENVATFTMFSQKSDSLSTDPFACIAPTSLPRDSVMQSKPSVPITTGQQEPQLFVPSSPGLSPQLDNHSSINPSQSSIVDEVEPPHPPPAALDSAHANPYSRQALAGHRPRAMFPTNTSIVQNTLPINSPSTMQHVGHESMIFPPPHTMGHPQPKLVNETTFSSNLSMPVPGNTAPPVVPHWFYSKQLTEINILWCPFSNEDSRSLESAYQTGSAATDTIITDGGRYDVSIAQRERCSVYWEEPHSTVRRCSWFCKADNEHLYSPYEEAIADKLEKEYQNIVKNGLWHKRIELPHGEAVIVHNPQLIVHFQPVPHKDGFGSTHENQPQTKIVKRGIYSTDFAKEIPESESGLPDHIIFVCHGVGPVCDLRSRSIVECVDDFRSIHLKLLQSHFKDAAESKKAKRIEFLPVHWHQALHGDATGVDRNIRHLTLPSISRLRHFTNETLLDILFYSSPVYCQTIAETVGNEINALYDRFLTRNPTFSGRVSLIGHSLGSLILFDLLSHQTTSDNSKNIPQNESFDTSFSQSSSDLPKQSNGAIEISQASHDKEEVITLESLLQKLNLESFQQNFEAEQIDMDALVMCTESDFKDIGLPLGPRKKLLSFLKQKQEKEKNYQEQEQIQQSVFAALKEDNTQSIPSKAEEEFDAGNFLSFATNVHVDFQQFDSGTGQPAVCYPKLDFSPQVLFALGSPIGMFLTVRGIAELGEDFFLPTCQNFINVFHPFDPVAYRIEPLINPECNLKPVQVPHYKGRKRLHLELKESLGRMGQELKQGIMRSVRLAIGSMQKFAQSHWSQAQQNAEVEEEVKSMTEQIISEQQSHTVDADETASAASDSILEDMGFGKLNDGKRIDYVLQERPLESFNDYLFAFQSHLCYWNSEDTVLLMMKEIYGAIGVLSDNQLSKQALRVAPTTGVSSSYSQKS, from the exons atggcCAATGACAAAGCACCTGGAAATCCTTTGTTTTCTCCTGCTAATACCATACAGTTCACTACAAATGCACTGTTAATGCCAGTACAAGAACAATCACCTGCAATATTTTCTTCAG ATACAAGTGCAGAAGATGAAGCTTCATTTCTGGGTGACAACGTGAATATTATTGGACAGCATCATGAAAATGTAGCCACTTTCACCATGTTTTCTCAGAAATCTGATTCATTATCGACTG ATCCCTTTGCTTGTATTGCTCCTACATCATTGCCAAGGGATTCTGTAATGCAGTCTAAACCTTCGGTTCCGATAACAACTGGTCAACAAGAACCGCAGTTGTTTGTACCTTCAAGTCCAGGACTGTCGCCTCAGCTAGATAATCATTCATCTATCAATCCATCACAGTCATCCATTGTAGATGAAGTTGAGCCTCCTCATCCTCCTCCTGCTGCTCTAGATTCTGCACATGCAAATCCTTATTCTCGCCAAGCATTGGCTGGACACAGGCCAAGAGCCATGTTTCCAACTAATACTAGCATAGTACAGAATACGTTACCCATCAACTCCCCATCCACCATGCAACATGTTGGCCATGAAAGCATGATTTTTCCGCCGCCTCATACAATGGGACATCCACAACCAAAGCTGGTAAatgaaacaacattttcatcaaatttGTCAATGCCAGTGCCAGGAAATACTGCTCCACCTGTAGTCCCCCATTGGTTTTATTCCAAGCAACTTACTGAAATCAACATTCTTTGGTGTCCATTTTCAAATGAAGACTCGCGTAGCTTGGAAAGCGCCTACCAAACAG GAAGTGCTGCAACTGATACGATTATCACTGATGGCGGTCGGTATGATGTAAGTATAGCTCAAAGAGAACGCTGCAGTGTTTACTGGGAAGAACCACATTCAACTGTAAGGAGGTGCTCTTGGTTTTGTAAAGCAGACAATGAACACCTTTATTCACCATATGAGGAAGCAATTGCTGATAAACTTGAA aaagaatatcaaaatattgtGAAGAATGGTTTGTGGCATAAACGTATTGAACTCCCACATGGTGAAGCTGTAATAGTTCATAATCCTCAACTGATAGTTCATTTTCAG CCTGTGCCCCATAAAGATGGTTTTGGCAGTACACATGAAAATCAGCCACAAACCAAAATAGTGAAACGAGGAATTTATTCTACTGACTTCGCAAAAGAAATCCCCGAAA GTGAAAGTGGTTTACCTGATCATATTATTTTTGTCTGCCATGGGGTTGGACCTGTGTGTGATCTTCGTTCACGCAGCATCGTTGAATGTG TGGACGACTTTAGATCAATTCACTTAAAGCTGTTACAGTCCCACTTCAAAGATGCTGCGGAGTCTAAAAAGGCTAAAAGAATAGAATTCTTACCTGTGCACTGGCATCAAGCTCTTCATGGAGATGCTACGGGAGTTGACAG GAACATTCGTCATTTGACACTACCTAGTATTTCAAGATTGCGCCATTTTACAAATGAAACATTATTGGATATATTGTTCTACTCTAGTCCGGTGTATTGTCAAACTATTGCAGAAACTGTTGGCAATGAGATAAATGCTTTATATGACAgatttttgacaagaaatccCACGTTTTCAGGACGTGTGTCATTGATTGGGCATAGTCTTG GTTCATTGATATTGTTTGATTTGTTAAGTCACCAAACCACATCAGACAACAGCAAAAATATTCCACAAAATGAGTCTTTTGACACCTCCTTTTCTCAGTCCTCGTCTGACCTACCTAAGCAAAGTAACGGAGCCATAGAAATTTCACAAGCATCACATGATAAAGAGGAAGTCATTACTTTGGAAAGCTTACTGCAGAAGTTAAACCTTGAGAGCTTCCAACAAAACTTTGAGGCAGAACAGATTGACATGGATGCACTG GTCATGTGCACTGAGAGTGATTTTAAAGATATTGGGTTGCCATTAGGGCCAAGGAAAAAACTATTGAGCTTccttaaacaaaagcaagagAAGGAGAAAAATTATCAAGAGCAAGAACAAATACAGCAAAGTGTCTTTGCTGCACTGAAGGAAGATAATACACAAAGTATCCCTTCCAAAGCAGAG GAGGAATTCGACGCTGGCAACTTCTTATCCTTTGCTACCAACGTGCATGTTGATTTCCAACAGTTTGACAGTGGAACGGGCCAACCAGCTGTATGCTATCCTAAGCTGGACTTCTCTCCTCAAGTTCTGTTCGCATTAGGATCACCTATAg GCATGTTCCTCACTGTTAGAGGTATTGCTGAACTTGGTGAAGACTTCTTTCTTCCAACCTGTCAAAACTTCATCAACGTTTTTCATCCT TTTGATCCTGTAGCTTACAGAATAGAACCCCTCATTAATCCAGAATGCAACTTGAAACCAGTACAGGTTCCTCATTATAAGGGAAGAAAACGCCTGCATCTTG AACTAAAGGAGAGCCTGGGTCGAATGGGTCAGGAACTGAAACAAGGTATTATGAGGTCTGTGCGGTTAGCCATTGGTAGTATGCAAAAGTTTGCGCAGTCTCACTGGAGTCAAGCACAGCAAAACGCTGAA GTCGAGGAAGAGGTAAAAAGTATGACAGAGCAAATAATTAGTGAACAACAAAGTCATACTGTTGATGCCGATGAAACAG
- the LOC143459742 gene encoding insulin-like growth factor-binding protein 5: protein MYFYAVIFMLLHFRPTIFAHEATLCVNLCPPCLAQRVALECPPEPVCTEKVKEPGCGCCLVCALTEGERCGINLPACASGLKCLTKEKRFGIIEILENHGTCQHAPHTLISLSPEHTRSLHKSRRLKLRTRKRKRYPRHPHYGLLAPINGNGPCARHYETLMTSCGTLPARVWLPHCDKRGNYAPKQCMSSKGLQRGKCWCVNKNGHAIPETPYTEGPLFCYR, encoded by the exons ATGTATTTCTATGCTGTGATTTTCATGCTCCTCCATTTTAGGCCAACAATTTTTGCACACGAAGCCACTTT GTGTGTTAATTTGTGTCCGCCATGCCTTGCCCAAAGAGTAGCGCTGGAATGTCCACCAGAACCTGTTTGTACGGAGAAAGTCAAAGAGCCCGGATGCGGTTGCTGCTTAGTCTGTGCTTTAACTGAAGGAGAAAG ATGTGGTATCAATCTTCCCGCATGTGCCAGcggtttaaaatgtttaactaAAGAAAAACGATTTGGAATAATTGAAATTCTTGAAAACCACGGTACTTGCCAACATGCCCCACACACATTGATAA GTTTATCACCAGAACACACTCGATCTTTACATAAATCTAGACGTTTGAAGCTGAGGACACGAAAAAGAAAACGATACCCACGACATCCTCATTATGGACTCCTTGCTCCTATCAATGGCAAC GGACCATGTGCAAGACACTATGAAACCCTTATGACTTCCTGTGGAACTTTACCAGCACGGGTGTGGTTGCCCCATTGCGATAAACGGGGAAATTATGCCCCAAAACAG TGCATGTCATCAAAAGGTTTACAAAGAGGCAAATGCTGGTGCGTAAACAAAAACGGGCATGCAATTCCTGAAACTCCATACACCGAAGGTCCCTTGTTCTGCTACCGATGA
- the LOC143459412 gene encoding 18S rRNA (guanine-N(7))-methyltransferase-like: MATKKRPEHYGPAHIFYNDEEAQKYTTNTRMIEIQTEMTERAIELLNLPPDKPSLLLDLGCGSGLSGECLTDLGHSWIGIDISRSMLDIARERDVEGDTILGDMGEGICFRPGTFDGAISISALQWLCNADKKCHNPVKRVYHFFETLYASMKHGSRAIFQVYPENPQQLEMLTSQAIRAGFGGGVVVDYPNSTKAKKIFLCLFCGVTNISMPKARGTDVSQNQSVMFTQRNSRIHKRQKSIKKSRDWIEEKKERRRRQGKNVRSSTKYSGRKRKPHF; this comes from the exons ATGGCCACCAAAAAACGACCTGAACACTATGGCCCTgcacatattttttataatgatGAAGAAGCACAGAAATATACTACGAATACCAGAATGATTGAAATTCAAACGGAGATGACTGAAAGAGCAATTGAATTGCTCAATCTTCCGCCAGACAAACCTAGCTTACTTTTGGATCTTGGTTGTGGATCAGGTCTTAGTGGAGAATGTTTAACAGATCTTGGACACTCTTGGATTGGAATTGATATTAGTCGTTCAATGTTGGATATAGCAAGGGAAAGAGATGTTGAAGGAGATACTATTTTAGGTGACATGGGAGAAGGCATATGCTTTCGTCCAGGAACATTTGATGGAGCTATAAGCATATCTGCATTACAATGGTTGTGTAATGCAGATAAAAAATGTCATAATCCAGTAAAAAGAGTCTATCATTTCTTCGAGACTCTTTATGCTTCAATGAAACATGGCAGTAGAGCAATTTTTCAG GTTTATCCAGAGAATCCTCAGCAGCTTGAAATGCTTACATCCCAAGCAATCAGAGCTGGATTTGGTGGTGGAGTGGTTGTTGACTACCCAAATAGCACTAAAGCCAAAAagatatttctttgtttgttttgtggaGTAACTAATATTTCTATGCCCAAAGCACGTGGAACGGATGTATCACAAAATCAGAGTGTTATGTTTACACAAAGAAATAGTAGAATTCATAAAAGGCAGAAGAGCATTAAAAAGTCAAGAGACTGGATTGAGGAAAAAAAGGAACGACGTAGACGCCAAGGGAAAAATGTTAGGTCTAGTACAAAATACTCTGGTCGAAAACGAAAACCACATTTTTAA